A portion of the Thermoleophilia bacterium genome contains these proteins:
- a CDS encoding glycosyltransferase, which translates to MVRRVAVVHYAGPTSTRRRMPLISLVVPACNEEEVLEAFHREVSEEIDRLPDDFEFVFVDDGSRDQTASVMRQLTARDPRVRAVILSRNFGHEAAIEAGLRAARGDAVIVMDADLQDGPEIIPRLIGAWREGADVVYAVRRGARRGAFSAPRSAASTVWPHG; encoded by the coding sequence GCGCGTCGCGGTGGTCCACTACGCTGGCCCCACTTCGACGAGGCGACGAATGCCGCTGATCTCGCTGGTTGTCCCGGCGTGTAACGAGGAAGAGGTTCTCGAGGCCTTCCATCGCGAGGTCTCCGAGGAGATCGACCGACTGCCCGACGACTTCGAGTTCGTGTTTGTCGATGATGGCTCACGCGACCAGACCGCATCCGTCATGCGCCAGCTGACAGCGCGCGACCCACGAGTGCGTGCGGTGATCCTCTCCCGCAATTTCGGCCATGAGGCGGCGATCGAGGCGGGGCTGCGCGCGGCCCGTGGCGATGCGGTCATCGTGATGGATGCCGACCTGCAGGATGGCCCCGAGATCATCCCCCGGCTCATTGGGGCATGGCGTGAGGGCGCGGATGTGGTCTATGCCGTGCGCAGGGGCGCAAGGAGGGGCGCCTTCTCCGCTCCGCGTTCAGCGGCTTCTACCGTCTGGCCTCACGGGTGA